The Glycine max cultivar Williams 82 chromosome 3, Glycine_max_v4.0, whole genome shotgun sequence sequence TTGTATCTTCTTTTAGGTCTTTGATATGCTGGTGGGAAAATTGAGTCCATCACCTGATGCTGTCGTTAGAGCAACAAGTTCTGCTGCTCTGGGCTTGTTGCTGAAATCCTCCCATTTATGTCATGTGAAAGTCACCTGATATTGGTAAATCCCGTTGACGTTCGTGTACAGTGTTTGTGTTAGCAATGGCCTCTTCTGTActttatccattttttttgttgtaaagCTTGAAATAGaccatttttctttgtaatgtaCATTTATGTTATGATCGTGTAAATTATTGTATATTAGTTACACTTGAAACTCTACATCACAGAGATTTATGTACAtttcattatttgttttaatattttatattaaaaattaatagataaccaagttattttaaatatttggtgCTCTTCTGCTTCCCTATCTCTTGCtctgcttatatatatatatatatatatatatatatatatatatatatatatatatatatatatatatatatatatatatatatataaacaacaatATAGTAAACTTCATCAGGATTTATTTGAGCCGCTTGTATGTGAAAATATTTCCAATGTTTTAGGTGTTGTGCTAATTTCTGTAAGAAATTAACGATGTAAGGTGTTCAGAAACAGTCTTTTTGTAATGAATATGACACCCTTGCTTCATTaaattagtgtaaaaaaaatgtagccGTCTTTTGCAAGGTATCAGGGAGGGAAATTTTATATTCCCATAAAGTTATGAATAATACTGCATAAGTTACTGCTTACTGATAATTGTTATCCATATTTTTGcacttaaattatataataattatctcatttctattatttaattttttgtttgatccaaaaatatagaaatttagGTTTTTTTGATTTTTAGCTTAAAAAAGTTGAAGTTAGGGAATTTTATAATGTTTAGCTTTATTTTGTAGACGTTGGGTAGAACAACAATGGACTGAAATATGTGTGAAGAATTGGAGCAGCCCGTTGTCGGTGTGTGCTTAGCGTGAGAAGCTCAACTTAAAGAAACACGTGTAAAACTGGTGATTTTTCAAATCAGTTGTACTGTGTATGTGTGTTCAATGCATACATGTAAGCTTAACGCAATGTCACTTAAGTCAACTGTATAAGCACAAACACTGTAGCGTTCTTGTCGTGCGGTTAAAAGAGGTCTTGTTCATTGGACAAAGAGAGATATCCTAGGATATTTTTCCTAGAGACAATAGTCACTTTGAaagctcttttcttttcttattttgggTCTAGTGACTAATTTACTCATTATTATTGGGGGTTTGAATACCAAAAATTTCTGTAATGTAATGTTTtctattattcatttaatattattttagtattatcaCTTCCTttctatgtttattattttattcatgattTGATCACTCATATATATTTGTGTTGTGTGTTAAtaattggaaaatatttttacactaaaaatttaaaagaacttttaaataattcatatttaaggATAGGATGGTGTTTTTAAATAATCTTGTTTATACATCTTTTATCATTAAAGAAGTTATTTGGTTTAACTTTCCAAAAAATTGAGTGAAATGAGACTTAGATTCTTTCACATGAAAGATTAtgacaataataaattaattggtgaaggtaataattgaaataactttaaataatgaaaaaattttaacacataaaagtaatatatataaaggTAATTAATTGGTAAAGGTAATAAATTAATGTTGTTCCAAGTAGGGTAAGGAAAAGACCATCTAACGAGTTGTTTGGTATTGTCGTACATGAATTAGATGGATCATGGAACGAACAGTCACGAAAGGTTGTTCCGAAAAGGACAGCGTCCTAAGAGCAACTTAAACCAATGTTATTAGTCTTCCCACCCCtaactttttcaaaaaccaaaataagATGCTTACACTCGTGTCCagggaaagaaaattccaagaATCTAAAGGAATGAATGAGGTATGAAAGTTAATTGATATGAAATgagataaaatattcaaataaaagtagaatataaaaatatgagacttttaccaatttttaaaactttcgtCTTAAATGCACTCAAGTATAATCAAACCAAATATTACCTAATATCCATACACGAATTTTGGAGTGATACCTGTTCaagaaatttttgtaatatatatttttattttcttatttacaatattcaattttataatttttattatatatattatttttaattccttagtGCACTCGTCAGTATTCTTATCTATAAGCAACAAGAACGTTTTACGTGTTGTAGAAGTccatatatgaattttaaagaatcaaaaagtgtttttttatataaaaaatgtagcATTTAGTCTTacaaatatttcaataattttctaataaaaagcTTCCATTTATTGATTTACTATCTAATGCCTTTAAAATACTCATTTGCAAGACTCAATTTTTTAGGCTTGTTTGTTATGAACTCAAATCCAACCAATGTTGGCAGGTTTAAAAGAATGAAACTAAATCAAATCAGAAAAATTGTGAGAAGAACTAAATttaccaaataatattttttagagaaCTCAACAAATCAAACCATGTTGGattgaattatttatatttaatctttgcgaatccttttttttttttttaatttatatgtgatttcatattttagtttGCCTTATTCTAATtaagtttatttatatttagtttttatagtttctaaattgttaaaattaatggGAATGTAACAATGATGTGACATCATATTAATTTGTACATATTAACAGAAAAAtgtataaaacatttaaataataatgatgaagattaagaaaacaattaaacctgtatttttttaatctgtgTCTTttgttaatcaaataaaaaatatgctaacgaatattttaaaaattgaggaAAAAAAGACTATATTCAAAAGTTGAACAATTATGAAATACAACAAACAAAAGTGTTATATAATACATCACATTAATCCACTAGGATCGATATAATGATCAAGGATTGAGGTAGTATAcataaattatacattttaattttagtgcGATTATTATACACTGAAATGGCACACATCACATTCTTTAGCTTGTATATACTTGAtgatactaaaaaaatagtgaatTTGTAAGATGGAATTTGGGGAATAATTCTTTTAAACGTTTTTccaatattttaatattcttaaaatataataattttgtggCCAGAAATTCCGTGTATTAATTGAAGTGGTGCAAAAAGCTCAGAACTTGTCACGTATAGTTTGGTTGGGATCTTATTTATTCGGAGAATGTTGTccctgtctttttttttttttttttacaagagtgGTCCCTGTCTTAAaccttaataaataataataattttttataacgtGTTTAGAAATTAGGTATTTACGTCGTCACTCATGGTGAGATAAACTTAAATTCTTCTGTAACTATTATTTGATTGGAACACAATCCCTTTCATCTAAATTTGTGTGATCACAAATAAAAACAGATATTCTAGAAAAAGTACAATactcataatatatttttttcgttATGACTCCATTACGAGCTGAGGCCCACATAAAAAAGCAACAACTGACAGCACAATTATCTTTTACATTGGTGGGTAAGAGTGTGAATCAAGTGGAGTTATTTTAGGATGTGTACAtcttaattaaatgttttttaaaattttgtatcatatataataattatatcaaaattacttTTAGTAAAAGATAATTATGTTCTTAGACCAAAAAGCATAGAACTCTATCTTCACATggcttctcttttcctttttgtttgagTCTCCGCAGAGAAATCTGTGATAAAAAAAAGCCTGTTACACCATCCACGGGATAGTACTAGTCCCATTCGTGCACCGCAAGCACGTACTACAAATAATCCCACGCTGATTGCGTATGCTCTTACATCATCAGCACCTAACAATAAGTTCCACAGTCCCCAAACAATGCCACACTTTATACTCTTATAAGATGGAACAATCAAGCACACTCCAAAGAGTAACACCAAACCACACATAAAAAAACATAGTGAGATATTACTAGTTTACTACCCATGCAATGTAATTTTGTTTATGTGTGTATGTATTTATATTATACtcctcaatatatatatatatatatatatatata is a genomic window containing:
- the LOC106798336 gene encoding protein SHOOT GRAVITROPISM 6 yields the protein MRQAFDAPWPIIQANAIYFWSSMLSLSDNQYILAVYHSQVFDMLVGKLSPSPDAVVRATSSAALGLLLKSSHLCHVKVT